The proteins below come from a single Gimesia alba genomic window:
- a CDS encoding TetR/AcrR family transcriptional regulator, giving the protein MNQPTDRKQRSRNKILNAALRMFKRQGYVGSGVDGIMEEAGMTSGAFYGHFGSKSDVLGETLVHSFIEDQAAMNGALEKAETPEDLANIMLRYLSSKHCENVEEGCSIPPLLSDLGRADKETKAQFEEVINWLTEQFVERSDNQFTRQEVLATLALCFGGLSLARAVKSPALSRQILSACRKNLPLRKEE; this is encoded by the coding sequence ATGAATCAGCCCACGGACCGGAAACAACGCTCACGGAATAAAATTCTGAATGCCGCCCTGCGGATGTTCAAGCGGCAGGGTTACGTGGGAAGTGGAGTGGACGGCATCATGGAAGAAGCGGGCATGACGTCGGGCGCTTTCTACGGGCACTTTGGTTCGAAGTCGGACGTGCTGGGAGAGACGCTCGTGCATTCCTTCATTGAAGATCAGGCCGCGATGAACGGCGCGCTGGAGAAGGCAGAAACCCCCGAAGATCTGGCGAACATCATGCTGCGTTATCTTTCGAGTAAACATTGTGAGAATGTGGAAGAGGGCTGCTCGATCCCGCCGCTCTTATCTGATCTGGGCCGCGCTGACAAGGAGACCAAAGCACAGTTCGAAGAAGTCATCAACTGGTTGACCGAGCAGTTTGTCGAGCGTTCGGATAACCAATTTACCCGGCAGGAAGTGCTGGCCACGCTGGCACTCTGCTTTGGCGGACTGTCACTGGCCCGCGCGGTCAAGTCCCCTGCACTGTCGCGGCAGATCCTCTCGGCCTGTCGTAAAAATTTACCGTTAAGAAAAGAAGAGTGA
- a CDS encoding cupin domain-containing protein, protein MNETTERAQHGTGFDCFEAGPMADWGQFQLSPPEAPIPVRGKYFLKKYLNSAGLEMSINVLPPGAAMPFVHRHQKNDEIYFILKGTGQFQAGEELLNVSEGFFIRLSPEVPRVWRNHSEEPLYYLVIQYHSESHITGGISDGKRLKHPIAWKESPEDESAHGPETTLTE, encoded by the coding sequence ATGAATGAGACGACCGAGCGTGCCCAACACGGCACAGGATTTGACTGTTTTGAGGCGGGTCCCATGGCAGACTGGGGCCAGTTTCAGCTATCTCCGCCGGAAGCGCCGATACCGGTGCGGGGGAAATACTTTCTCAAGAAATACCTGAATTCCGCGGGTCTGGAGATGTCAATCAACGTCCTGCCGCCGGGGGCCGCGATGCCGTTCGTACATCGTCACCAGAAGAATGACGAGATTTATTTTATCCTCAAAGGCACGGGGCAATTTCAGGCAGGCGAGGAACTGCTTAACGTTTCCGAGGGATTCTTTATCCGCCTTTCGCCGGAAGTGCCGCGCGTCTGGCGAAACCATTCCGAGGAACCGTTATACTATCTGGTGATCCAATACCATTCCGAGAGCCACATCACAGGCGGAATCTCGGATGGAAAAAGACTGAAGCACCCGATTGCCTGGAAAGAAAGCCCTGAAGATGAATCAGCCCACGGACCGGAAACAACGCTCACGGAATAA